Proteins encoded by one window of Filimonas effusa:
- a CDS encoding uracil-DNA glycosylase family protein, whose amino-acid sequence MSQRKNTPSFADKVIAFNESVHFEGKLPPGIRIMNPFREHPEVPAIASTFYKKFYDDHHPRHLILGINPGRFGSGVTGVPFTDTKRLKSECGIAYNGKETHEPSSVFIYDMINAFGGPSAFYSQFYIHSICPLGFTSVAANGKEVNYNYYDSQALTDAVYDFIIDNIRQQIALGVYTGTCFCFGTGKNEKFLRRLNEEYQFFGKIVALEHPRFIVQYKSKSKQDYIDKYLQAFAGVLEE is encoded by the coding sequence ATGAGTCAACGGAAGAACACGCCCAGCTTTGCCGACAAGGTGATAGCTTTTAATGAATCTGTACATTTTGAAGGCAAACTGCCCCCGGGTATCCGTATCATGAACCCATTCCGCGAACACCCCGAAGTACCTGCTATCGCTTCCACCTTTTATAAAAAGTTCTATGATGATCACCATCCCCGCCACCTGATCCTGGGCATCAACCCAGGCCGTTTTGGCAGCGGCGTTACCGGCGTACCCTTTACAGATACCAAACGGCTTAAATCGGAATGCGGCATAGCCTACAATGGCAAAGAAACCCATGAGCCCTCTTCGGTTTTCATTTACGATATGATCAACGCTTTCGGCGGACCATCGGCGTTTTACAGCCAGTTTTATATCCATTCCATTTGCCCGCTTGGTTTTACCTCCGTCGCCGCCAATGGCAAGGAAGTGAATTATAACTATTACGACAGCCAGGCCCTCACCGACGCAGTTTACGACTTTATCATAGACAATATCCGCCAGCAAATAGCGCTCGGGGTATATACCGGTACCTGCTTTTGCTTTGGCACAGGCAAAAACGAAAAGTTCCTCCGCCGCCTCAATGAAGAATACCAGTTCTTCGGAAAGATAGTAGCGCTGGAACATCCCAGGTTTATCGTACAGTACAAAAGCAAATCGAAACAGGACTATATCGATAAATATTTGCAGGCCTTTGCCGGGGTGTTGGAAGAATAG